One region of Eupeodes corollae chromosome 1, idEupCoro1.1, whole genome shotgun sequence genomic DNA includes:
- the LOC129940225 gene encoding AP-2 complex subunit mu, which produces MIGGLFVYNHKGEVLISRVYRDDIGRNAVDAFRVNVIHARQQVRSPVTNIARTSFFHIKRANIWLAAVTKQNVNAAMVFEFLLKIIEVMQSYFGKISEENIKNNFVLIYELLDEILDFGYPQNTDTGVLKTFITQQGIKSATKEEQMQITSQVTGQIGWRREGIKYRRNELFLDVLEYVNLLMSPQGQVLSAHVAGKVVMKSYLSGMPECKFGINDKIVMESKGRGLSGNNEAEASRSGKPVVVIDDCQFHQCVKLSKFETEHSISFIPPDGEFELMRYRTTKDISLPFRVIPLVREVGRTKMEVKVVLKSNFKPSLLGQKIEVKIPTPLNTSGVQLICLKGKAKYKASENAIVWKIKRMAGMKETQLSAEIELLETDTKKKWTRPPISMNFEVPFAPSGFKVRYLKVFEPKLNYSDHDVVKWVRYIGRSGLYETRC; this is translated from the exons ATGATCGGTGGATTGTTCGTCTACAACCACAAAGGTGAAGTATTAATTTCTCGAGTCTATCGTGATGATATTGGCCGAAATGCAGTCGATGCCTTTCGGGTCAACGTCATCCATGCAAGACAACAAGTGCGCTCCCCAGTAACAAATATCGCTCGCACTAGCTTTTTCCACATAAAG CGTGCAAATATTTGGCTAGCTGCTGTAaccaaacaaaatgtaaacgCTGCAATGGTCTTTGAGTTTCTCTTAAAGATCATCGAAGTGATGCAgtcatattttggaaaaatctcTGAGGAAAACATCAAGAACAACTTTGTGCTTATCTACGAGTTGTTGGATGAAATTCTCGACTTTGGTTATCCTCAGAACACCGACACTGGCGTCCTGAAGACTTTCATTACACAACAAGGAATTAAATCTGCAACAAAAGAGGAACAAATGCAAATCACCTCGCAA gtcacTGGTCAAATTGGATGGCGTCGTGAAGGTATAAAGTATCGTCGCAATGAACTGTTCCTTGATGTTTTGGAGTATGTGAATCTCCTTATGAGTCCTCAGGGCCAAGTTTTATCTGCTCACGTAGCTGGAAAAGTTGTCATGAAGTCTTATCTTTCTG gtaTGCCAGAATGCAAATTCGGTATTAACGATAAAATTGTTATGGAATCCAAGGGACGAGGTTTATCAGGAAACAACGAAGCCGAAGCATCTCGTTCGGGAAAGCCAGTTGTCGTAATTGACGATTGCCAATTTCACCAATGTGTTAAACTAAGCAAGTTCGAAACCGAACACTCAATCAGTTTCATTCCACCGGATGGTGAATTTGAACTTATGCGTTATCGTACAACAAAAGACATTTCATTGCCATTCCGAGTAATTCCTCTAGTACGTGAAGTAGGTCGCACTAAAATGGAAGTGAAAGTCGTTCTTAAATCGAACTTCAAGCCATCGTTACTCGGTCAGAAGATAGAGGTTAAAATTCCAACGCCACTCAATACTTCCGGAGTACAATTGATTTGTCTCAAGGGAAAGGCCAAGTATAAGGCATCGGAAAATGCAATTGTTTGGAAGATAAAGCGCATGGCCGGTATGAAGGAGACCCAACTGTCTGCCGAAATTGAACTACTTGAAACTGATACCAAGAAAAAATGGACCAGACCCCCAATCTCGATGAACTTTGAAGTTCCATTTGCGCCGTCAGGCTTCAAAGTTCGTTACCTTAAGGTCTTCGAACCAAAACTCAACTATTCAGACCATGATGTCGTCAAATGGGTGCGCTACATTGGTCGCAGTGGACTCTATGAAACTCGCTGTTAA
- the LOC129941271 gene encoding 26S proteasome non-ATPase regulatory subunit 6 has product MPIENLEEQGLEKNPNLDLAQSKFLLTLSEHKNDVAIKTRLLDAIKADNMAPWYELVCAELNWPVDKDLLARMKENNKTELDKLDAAIEDAEKSLGEMEVREANLKKSEFLCRIGDKAGAESAFRKTYEKTVSLGHRLDIVFHLIRLGLFYLDHDLITRNIDKAKYLIEEGGDWDRRNRLKVYQGIYSVAIRDFKAAAEFFLDTVSTFTSYELMDYPTFVRYTVYVSMISLPRNELRDKVVKGAEIQEVLHGLPDVKKYLFSLYNCQYADFFQHLAEVETIFRNDYLANPHYRFYVREMRILAYTQLLESYRSLTLQYMAEAFGVDVDYIDQELSRFIAAGRLHCKVDRVGGIVETNRPDNKNWQYQATIKQGDLLLNRIQKLSRVINI; this is encoded by the exons atGCCTATTGAAAACCTGGAAGAACAAGGACTCGAAAAAAATCCCAATCTAGATTTGGCACAATCGAAGTTTTTGCTAACTTTGAGCGAACACAAAAATGATGTCGCTATCAAGACACGGCTCCTCGATGCCATCAAAGCCGATAATATGGCTCCATGGTATGAGCTGGTTTGTGCCGAACTCAATTGGCCTGTAGACAAAGACCTGCTTGCTCGCATGAAGGAAAACAATAAGACTGAGCTGGACAAGCTTGATGCAGCTATTGAGGACGCAGAAAAAAGTCTTGGTGAGATGGAAGTGCGTGAGGCAAATCTTAAGAAGTCTGAATTTTTGTGCCGTATTGGGGACAAAGCTGGTGCGGAATCCGCATTCCGAAAGACCTACGAAAAGACAGTTTCATTGGGTCATCGTTTGGATATTGTCTTTCATTTGATTCGCTTGGGTTTGTTTTACTTGGATCACGACCTCATCACTCGAAATATCGACAAGGCAAAGTATTTAATCGAAGAAGGTGGCGACTGGGATCGTCGCAATCGTTTGAAG GTTTATCAAGGAATTTACTCAGTTGCGATTCGGGACTTTAAGGCTGCCGCCGAATTCTTTTTGGACACTGTCAGCACATTTACATCCTACGAACTTATGGACTATCCCACATTCGTCCGCTATACCGTCTATGTCTCGATGATAAGTTTGCCACGCAACGAATTGAGAGATAAAGTTGTGAAAGGCGCTGAAATCCAAGAAGTTCTTCACGGCTTACCCGATGTCAAGAAATATCTCTTCTCATTGTACAACTGCCAGTATGCCGATTTCTTCCAGCACTTGGCCGAAGTTGAGACCATCTTTCGAAATGATTACTTGGCCAATCCCCATTATCGCTTCTATGTCCGTGAAATGCGTATCCTAGCCTACACTCAGCTTTTGGAATCATACCGATCGCTTACCCTACAATACATGGCCGAAGCATTTGGCGTGGACGTTGATTACATCGATCAAGAATTGTCTCGTTTTATTGCCGCTGGTCGTCTGCACTGCAAAGTTGATCGTGTGGGAGGAATCGTAGAAACAAATCGTCCCGATAACAAAAACTGGCAATATCAAGCTACCATCAAGCAGGGAGATTTATTGCTTAATCGTATACAAAAGTTGAGCAGAGTTATTAATATTTAG